One genomic segment of Leishmania major strain Friedlin complete genome, chromosome 6 includes these proteins:
- a CDS encoding RNA-binding protein-like protein has protein sequence MERRETSRPNACSKGQLLHISYAMRATDDSDMAAPGGGDGADRHALGSPGEGVGGAGPQPHPLRGQFGLEECTDAFRSDEGYASAVPETASGAPLRGEVDVCSSSLTATARHQNLLNHGLLGGDGEFAPTGGPAIHSAPSSEQELMASGPAVAATVTHLPVSSAPSPSFSSQGQPLSAILVPASRSDDSAAAARCYIDPFAAAVGGSGSTSRSSSVGIARAGTSTGMDGLYGDHYVNPLLRSRSRRSSGSGGFFGGADDDEDGSAALQAAVDAAVRFDDLASEDDVVSGGGERRTLLRAGPTTVSHLLAVASDTDDGALTCAHRAKTDFSTSFGTPGGPGDGENERHPPHSPQTPGMPQCSRWGDRSADGCPQMPNRAAIGAAAVPSSAPYFVASGSAIVSPLQSMQPLPSPVTAAADPATAIVTSAHPGYTAAHAQQSQQQPLYPYILTSAGTVAKPSAPASLTSPQQPSIPVPPSRNEAQQLQQQPQLQQQPQLQQQPQPRHHHHHQCSSSLHPSPHGRRASPVAVPRTCPAGTAAMPTLGDVDSFRYVSPPQASIAATHYHSVGGASMCGSTAAQNSTDVGFAVQPDTAGIGTGTGMGGQMLSSSLLSSPNAQPFYLYQVPQATVAMESPPPPGSTNVLLYSPPQAYVGSGQVVAAHLHPAPPTTAAATAVLSDSSRARSTSTPSGSYERPAVTQQQQPQVVGGYTLTPSATAAAAAAAAAAAAATLSGESGRASRNLYFRNLPHSWNTSMLRELCSRYGAVLSAKVAHHSTTNASLGYGFVLFEHKQSAVTCMAMLNQAHVHAEGEESRTLLVRMAHATAAPGFREEGASDSTASSLRQPTELTPPSGSASRAGAVGGRLPQWILQQQQQQTTTSGLRSPRTPPSGSASVMLLSPGSAPQFYSRELSGANVADAHRAQARRHSICDSSRTNANASSNTSCAGGDSLRCTSPVGGTGNNSCMAISRTSMPPSFSEICNFMGGKGVAKASAPPLRGLYRVPSTSTTPSLLSPHQPHQLQQQQQQQQEGSLSYLSASASRSATAGETVTATAMAAAAAQRAGCNFCSPLSLSPNDTASLLLLSPSVSHPTVQLPQSFRAPCTSVSGKASSATPAPAASASATTSTRNVYITNLPLTWNTTKLRELCCRYGEIVSASVAHHPETNGSRGYGFVLFAEERDAASCVMGLHQYRVPASSHVLRCRFAKDKATPSIAHTLLSPSPESGRDSGGSGCGSPLPTATVGGSPTAATSRTMVPMIAVGGDADVLESSLVSSGTGNTTRCSVKGAVQDAVCMPIDVFCTLQQRVHAQCVQYLTQKHQLQRKDTEDNNEPTSAVVAAEVQSEELERMMQCCVVYGAHVPTEGYGCVRPMDCRKASFRRAVARAPTAAVADDAEQLLSGPPAEPSTPASSGLRSVGSALSTERGDPSGEVLDATDTAAPVTLSGTVVCTHAIAVGRAQPASPTLTGTTTMPAAPSTRRSMSDEPSCAPPRGVGVSDAESARGVATPEVAAWPGALVALWYTGTLFTTEAAAAAFVRAAAEASSGSGATTIAERGNFGTHSGCVVEASTVPLSSNGRDTPADTTLPSPSPALDKTANLQQTRFGLWDQVMVLSSAPLAVPAAPPSTSSANNTAANSTRLHPTEEPYSQHRPTATPPQQQHQRHHLRPSHQLPPPTALRAQTRAGSAAASTTQPRGSSLFPATGIAAVAAYSSASTAELPPKPSQPPHLQQQQLLCSPSPAETLLCSPPSHAAHYTSARVALTSPADGVSLTSPTPLMMVMGGDGDGSSSTSSTAAPLTFPKDFVASASAGVTGRYPSATAAECAYLLGSPASTSPVSLSTGTHILSGSATPPLGVALNFPSASSGYSTLFNAAGAGIPSGHPASAVHAAPAVFAAAPSHMAAAHAWRAATSGTTAAMSNVLSAPPPVTSGPSSLLSTEQAPPPPPPISYPFGSVIYAVPEAAALTALATGGPPVLFSAAPISDVASPATPASSAQVSCATPDATSQRSA, from the coding sequence atggagaggagagaaacaTCGAGACCGAACGCCTGCTCGAAagggcagctgctgcacatctCGTATGCAATGCGCGCCACTGACGACTCCGACATGGCGGCgccgggtggtggtgatggcgctgACCGCCACGCTCTCGGATCACCTGGGGAGGGTGTCGGTGGCGCCGggccgcagccgcatccGCTGCGAGGACAGTTTGGTCTTGAAGAATGCACGGATGCGTTTAGAAGCGACGAGGGATACGCATCAGCGGTACCGGAAACAGCCAGCGGTGCGCCTCTCCGTGGTGAAGTCGACGTCTGCAGTTCTTCCCTCACCGCCACGGCGCGTCATCAGAACCTCTTGAATCATGGGCTGCTGGGTGGTGATGGCGAGTTCGCGCCAACAGGTGGGCCCGCCATTCATAGTGCACCGTCATCAGAGCAGGAGCTGATGGCATCCGGACCAGCTGTTGCGGCGACTGTGACGCATCTGCCTGTTTCTtcggcgccatcgccctcTTTTTCCTCCCAAGGCCAgcccctctccgccatcttGGTGCCAGCCAGCCGGAGCGACgactcagcagcagcagcacgctgTTACATTGACCCGTTCGCGGCAGCAGTTGGTGGTAGTGGTTCCACCAGCCGTAGTagcagcgtcggcatcgCTCGCGCAGGTACGAGCACAGGGATGGACGGCCTGTACGGCGACCACTACGTAAATCCACTGCTGCGGTCGCGAAGTAGGCggagcagtggcagcggcggcttctTCGGGGGAGCagacgacgatgaggacgGATCGGCTGCCCTTCAAGCGGCCGTCGATGCTGCCGTGCGCTTCGACGACCTCGCGAGCGAGGACGATGTGGtgagtggcggcggtgagcggCGCACATTGCTGCGCGCTGGCCCCACAACAGTGTCTCACTTGCTTGCGGTGGCGAGCGAcaccgacgacggcgcgctCACGTGCGCTCACCGCGCAAAAACGGAtttctccacctccttcgGTACACCCGGCGGCCCCGGCGATGGTGAAAACGAGCGGCATCCGCCCCACTCGCCGCAGACGCCCGGTATGCCGCAGTGCAGTCGCTGGGGAGACCGGAGCGCCGATGGTTGCCCGCAGATGCCGAACCGCGCCGCTAtcggagcggctgcggtgccatCGTCGGCGCCCTACTTTGTGGCCTCCGGCAGCGCGATCGTGTCGCCACTCCAGTCGATGCAGCCCCTGCCCTCGCCGGttactgccgctgccgatccTGCGACGGCCATCGTGACGTCCGCTCATCCGGGCTAcacagctgcgcacgcacaacaGTCGCAGCAACAGCCGCTCTATCCGTACATCTTAAccagcgccggcaccgtAGCCAAACCCTCCGCCCCGGCATCTTTGAcctcgccgcagcagccctccATCCCTGTGCCGCCGTCTCGGAACGAAGCTCAGCAGCTACAACAACAGCCGCAGCTACAACAACAGCCGCAGCTACAacaacagccgcagccgcggcaccaccaccaccaccagtgCTCTTCCTCGCTGCATCCCTCGCCGCATGGCCGGAGAGCGTCGCCGGTagcggtgccgcgcaccTGCCCTGCTGGTACGGCTGCGATGCCAACGCTGGGCGACGTTGACAGCTTTCGGTACGTGTCTCCGCCGCAGGCGTCCATCGCGGCCACCCACTACcacagcgtcggcggcgcctcgATGTGCGGCAGCACTGCGGCACAGAACAGCACCGACGTCGGCTTTGCCGTTCAGCCTGACACAGCGGGCATTGGGACGGGCACGGGCATGGGGGGGCAGATGCTGAGCAGCTCGCTCTTGTCCTCGCCCAACGCTCAGCCGTTTTACTTGTATCAGGTACCACAGGCGACCGTCGCCATGgagtcgccgccgccaccaggCAGCACGAATGTGCTGCTTTACTCCCCACCACAGGCATACGTTGGGTCAGGccaggtggtggcggcacaTCTGCATCCCGCGCCACCCACCACAGCCGCTGCGACCGCCGTGCTCAGCGACTCGTCGAGGGCGCGTTCGACGTCGACTCCGAGCGGCTCGTATGAGCGTCCTGCTGTCACTcaacagcaacagccgcAGGTCGTCGGAGGGTACACACTGACGccgagcgccaccgccgccgccgcggccgccgcggcggccgctgctgccgccaccctGTCGGGGGAGTCGGGCCGTGCGTCGCGCAACTTGTACTTCCGCAACCTCCCACACTCGTGGAACACGTCGATGCTGCGTGAGCTGTGCAGCCGCTACGGCGCTGTCCTGTCGGCGAAGGTTGCCCACCATTCCACAACGAATGCGTCGCTAGGGTACGGCTTTGTGCTATTCGAGCATAAACAGAGTGCTGTGACATGCATGGCGATGCTGAACCAGGCCCATGTTCAcgcggagggcgaggagtcgcgcacgctgctcgtgcgGATGGCCCAcgcgacagccgcgccggGCTTTCGGGAAGAGGGCGCTAGCGACAGCACGGCCTCCAGCCTTCGCCAGCCGACGGAgctgacgccgccgtcgggcTCGGCCAGCCGGGCGGGCGCGGTCGGGGGCAGGCTGCCGCAGTGGAtcttgcagcagcagcagcagcagacgacAACGAGTGGGCtccgttccccgcgcacaccgccgtcCGGCTCTGCGTCGGTGATGCTACTGTCGCCCGGCTCTGCGCCGCAGTTTTACAGCCGTGAGCTCTCCGGTGCCAATGTGGCCGATGCACATCgggcgcaggcgcgccgccactCGATTTGTGACAGCAGCAGGACGAACGCGAATGCCTCGTCGAACACCTCGTGCGCCGGCGGTGACTCGCTGCGTTGCACCTCTCCagtcggcggcaccggcaacaACAGCTGCATGGCCATCTCCAGGACGTCCATGCCACCGTCCTTCTCCGAGATATGCAACTTCATGGGTGGCAAGGGGGTAGCGAAggcctcggcgccgccactgcgtgGCCTTTATCGTGTTCCCTCAACGAGTACGACGCCATCGCTCTTGTCCCCTCATCAGCCACACCAattgcagcagcagcagcagcagcagcaggagggcTCTCTCTCGTACTTGTCCGCGTCGGCGAGCAGGTCCGCCACGGCCGGAGAGACCGTGACAGCGACCGccatggcagcagcggcggcccaACGCGCCGGCTGCAACTTCTGCAgtcctctctcgctctcccccaacgacaccgcctcgctgctgctactaTCGCCGTCCGTGTCGCACCcgacggtgcagctgccacaGTCGTTCCGCGCGCCTTGCACATCCGTGTCCGGCAAGGCGTCCTCGGCAACGCCCGCccccgctgcctccgcctccgcgacCACGTCGACCCGTAATGTGTACATCACGAACCTCCCTCTCACCTGGAACACAACGAAACTGCGTGAGCTGTGCTGTCGGTACGGCGAGATCGTCTCCGCGTCGGTGGCGCACCACCCGGAGACAAACGGGTCGCGCGGCTACGGCTTTGTGTTGTTCGCGGAGGAGCGCGACGCGGCCTCCTGCGTGATGGGGCTGCACCAGTACCGCGTGCCGGCCTCGTCCCatgtgctgcgctgccgcttcgcgAAGGACAAGGCGACGCCGTCCATCGCGCACACGCttctgtcgccgtcgccggagTCCGGCCGGGACTCCGGCGGCAGTGGGTGCGGtagccccctccccacgGCCACCGTTGGCGGGTCGCCAACTGCCGCAACGTCAAGGACGATGGTGCCGATGATCGCGGTGGGCGGCGATGCCGATGTCTTGGAAAGCAGCCtcgtcagcagcggcaccggcaacaccacccgctgcagcgtcaaGGGCGCTGTCCAGGATGCGGTCTGCATGCCGATCGACGTCTTCTGcacactgcagcagcgggtgcacGCACAGTGCGTGCAGTACCTCACCCAGAAgcatcagctgcagcgcaaggaCACGGAGGACAACAACGAGCCCACGAGTGCCGTGGTCGCGGCAGAGGTGCAGtcggaggagctggagagaATGATGCAGTGCTGCGTCGTCTACGGCGCTCATGTGCCGACAGAAGGATACGGCTGCGTGCGCCCGATGGACTGCCGCAAGGCATCCTTCCGGAGGGCTGTCGCTCGAGCACCCACagccgccgttgccgacgacgccgagcagctgctcagTGGACCTCCTGCAGagccgtcgacgccggcCTCATCAGGGCTGCGGTCAGTTGGCTCCGCCCTCTCCACCGAACGTGGCGACCCGAGTGGCGAAGTCCTTGACGCCACCGACACGGCCGCGCCAGTGACGCTGTCGGGAACGGTAGTTTGTACGCATGCCATTGCCGTcggccgcgcgcagccgGCCTCCCCCACACTCACCGGTACAACCACGATGCCGGCAGCCCCGAGCACCCGACGTAGCATGAGCGACGAGCCgtcgtgtgcgccgccgcgtggcgTTGGCGTGTCAGACGCGGAGAGCGCGCGTGGGGTCGCGACGCCAGAGGTGGCGGCATGGCCAGGTGCTCTGGTGGCGCTGTGGTACACCGGCACGCTCTTCACCaccgaggcagcggcagcggcgtttGTCCGGGCGGCAGCTGAGGCATCGTCGGGCTCCGGCGCAACCACCATCGCAGAGCGTGGCAATTTCGGCACCCACAGCGGATGCGTTGTGGAGGCGTCGACggtgccgctctcctctAATGGCAGGGACACGCCGGCGGATACCACTCTTCCCTCTCCGTCGCCGGCTCTCGACAAGACGGCCAACCTTCAACAGACACGCTTTGGGCTCTGGGATCAGGTAATggtgctcagcagcgcgccgttggcggtgccggcggccccgccttccacctcctccgcgaaCAACACGGCAGCCAACAGCACGCGCCTGCACCCTACAGAGGAGCCGTATTCACAGCACCGACCCACAGCCACGCCTCcccaacagcagcaccagcggcatcACTTGCGCCCGTCACATCAGCTACCGCCACCAACGGCGCTGCGTGCACAGACGAGggccggcagcgcggccgcatccacgacgcagccgcgcggcTCCAGTCTCTTCCCTGCAACAGGCATCGCTGCGGTTGCTGCGTACTCCTCGGCTTCCACGGCTGAGCTGCCGCCAAAGCCTTCGCAACCGCCGCAcctacagcagcagcagctgctgtgctcGCCGTCCCCTGCCGAGACGCTCCTCTGCTCTCCGCCATCGCATGCAGCACACTACACCTCCGCGCGCGTGGCGCTGACAAGCCCTGCCGATGGTGTATCGCTGACGAGTCCGACACCGCTGATGATGGTGATGGGCGGTGACGGtgatggcagcagcagcaccagcagcaccgctgcaccgTTGACTTTCCCGAAAGACTTTGTGGCCAGCGCTTCCGCCGGCGTGACTGGCCGATATCCATCAGCGACAGCCGCGGAGTGCGCCTACCTGCTCGGCTCTCCTGCGTCTACCTCGCCCGTTAGCTTGAGCACGGGCACCCACATCCTTTCCggctcggcgacgccgccgctgggtGTGGCGCTGAACTTCCCAAGCGCATCGAGTGGGTACTCGACGCTGTTCAATGCGGCAGGAGCGGGTATCCCTTCGGGGCAtccggcgtcggcggtgcaCGCAGCCCCCGCTGTctttgccgctgcgccttcacacatggccgccgcacacgctTGGAGGGCCGCTACTAGTGGTACGACAGCTGCGATGTCGAATGTGCTCAGCGCACCCCCACCGGTGACTTCTGGAccgtcgtcgctgttgtCCACCGAGcaggcaccgccaccgccaccgcccatTTCTTACCCGTTTGGCAGCGTCATCTATGCGGtgccggaggcggcggccctgACGGCGTTGGCCACCGGCGGGCCGCCGGTGTTGTTCAGTGCCGCCCCGATCAGCGATGTGGCCAGTCCGGCGACGCCAGCCTCGTCGGCGCAAGTGTCGTGCGCGACGCCCGACGCTACGTCTCAACGCTCCGCGTAG